A DNA window from Mesorhizobium sp. C432A contains the following coding sequences:
- a CDS encoding sugar-binding transcriptional regulator: MNSRQDGGSSRLDEAARAGWLYYVAGNTQDQIAATLGISRQTAQRLVSLAVSEGLIKVRVDHPIANCLDLAARLKSRFALDLVEVVPSDPTSSSTTIGIAEAAAAEIERRLRSPTPIVLAIGTGRTLKAAIEQLPPMECSQHKVVSLTGNISPDGSAAFYNVIFTMADRVKARSFPMPLPVIASSPEEREMLLAQPMIQPTLALAAEADVTFVGIGDLGPKAPLYEDGFISESELKALQKAGGVAEIVGWVFDREGRMIEGITNDRVSSAALPSREKSLVIALAMGERKLPGILAAVNRRLVNGLITDERTATALLDGS; this comes from the coding sequence TTGAATTCGCGGCAAGATGGCGGCAGCAGCAGGCTGGACGAGGCAGCGCGCGCCGGCTGGCTTTATTATGTTGCCGGCAACACCCAGGACCAGATCGCCGCCACGCTCGGCATTTCCCGGCAGACGGCGCAGCGGCTGGTGTCGCTGGCGGTGTCGGAGGGGCTGATCAAGGTTCGCGTCGATCACCCGATCGCCAATTGCCTTGATCTCGCAGCTAGACTGAAGTCACGCTTCGCGCTCGACCTCGTCGAAGTGGTGCCGAGCGATCCAACCTCATCCTCGACCACGATCGGCATTGCCGAGGCGGCTGCGGCCGAGATCGAGCGGCGGCTGCGGTCACCGACGCCCATCGTCTTGGCCATCGGCACCGGCCGCACGCTGAAGGCGGCGATCGAGCAATTGCCGCCGATGGAATGCTCGCAGCACAAGGTTGTGTCCTTGACCGGCAACATCTCGCCCGACGGTTCGGCCGCCTTCTACAACGTCATCTTCACCATGGCCGACCGGGTCAAGGCGCGCTCGTTCCCGATGCCGCTGCCGGTCATCGCCTCGTCGCCGGAAGAGCGCGAGATGCTGCTTGCCCAGCCGATGATCCAACCGACGCTGGCGCTGGCCGCGGAAGCCGACGTGACCTTTGTCGGCATCGGCGATCTCGGCCCGAAGGCGCCGCTCTACGAGGACGGTTTTATCTCGGAAAGCGAGTTGAAGGCGTTGCAAAAGGCTGGCGGCGTCGCCGAGATCGTCGGCTGGGTGTTCGATCGGGAAGGCCGCATGATCGAGGGCATCACCAACGACCGGGTATCGTCGGCAGCCTTGCCGTCACGCGAAAAGTCGCTGGTCATTGCGCTCGCCATGGGCGAGCGTAAGTTGCCGGGCATCCTGGCCGCTGTGAACCGCCGGCTGGTCAATGGCCTCATCACCGACGAGCGGACCGCCACGGCCTTGCTCGACGGTTCCTGA
- the ureE gene encoding urease accessory protein UreE, with protein sequence MKLNLNTDFTKFPRAVSVVPAGTAGTTPPSGRAVLPHDERHLRRRAIELADGSKVLVDLPEPVTLNDGDRLVLEDGAQVEITAAPEEVYDIRARHAVHLTELAWHIGNRHLAAAIEPGRILILRDHVIKAMLEGLGATVREVSEPFKPVRGAYSAQGAHGHDHGHAHAHAEAHSHDGRSHAHSESHSHSHSHDGHHHDHD encoded by the coding sequence ATGAAACTCAACCTGAACACCGACTTCACCAAGTTCCCCCGGGCCGTCTCGGTGGTGCCTGCCGGCACTGCCGGAACTACGCCGCCATCCGGCCGTGCCGTCCTGCCCCATGACGAGCGTCATTTGCGCCGCCGCGCCATCGAGCTTGCCGACGGCAGCAAGGTGCTGGTCGATCTGCCCGAGCCCGTGACCTTGAACGATGGCGACCGGCTGGTGCTGGAGGATGGCGCCCAGGTCGAGATCACCGCGGCACCCGAAGAGGTCTACGACATCCGTGCCCGCCACGCCGTGCATCTGACCGAACTCGCCTGGCATATCGGCAACCGCCATCTGGCGGCAGCGATCGAGCCCGGCCGCATCCTGATCCTGCGCGACCATGTCATCAAGGCTATGCTGGAAGGGCTGGGCGCCACGGTGCGCGAAGTCTCCGAACCGTTCAAGCCGGTGCGCGGCGCCTATTCCGCCCAAGGTGCGCATGGTCACGATCACGGCCATGCGCATGCGCACGCCGAAGCGCATTCCCATGATGGACGTTCCCACGCACACAGCGAGTCGCATTCGCACAGCCATTCCCATGACGGGCATCATCACGATCATGACTGA
- a CDS encoding carbohydrate ABC transporter permease, protein MARAVTTQHKVIATGAAWIVALLIFFPILYTIITSFKSEQEAIQGFALIPSGTFESYTEVQAQSGYFKFFFNSVLLSVGSTILALIVAVPAAWSMAFSPGKWTKDILMWMLSTKMMPAVAVLFPIYLIFRDAGLLDSRIGLMIMLMLINLPIVIWMLYTYFREIPGEILEAARMDGATLWGEIVYVLTPMAVPGIASTMLLNIILAWNEAFWTIRLTTTEAAPLTAFISSFSSPQGLFWAKLSAASTLAIAPILIMGWFSQKQLVRGLTFGAVK, encoded by the coding sequence ATGGCACGTGCAGTCACCACCCAACACAAGGTCATTGCGACAGGCGCCGCCTGGATCGTCGCGCTGCTGATCTTCTTCCCGATCCTCTACACGATCATCACCTCGTTCAAGTCGGAGCAGGAGGCCATCCAGGGCTTCGCGCTGATCCCGTCGGGGACGTTCGAGAGCTATACCGAGGTCCAGGCGCAGAGCGGCTACTTCAAGTTCTTCTTCAACTCGGTGCTGCTCTCGGTCGGCTCGACCATCCTGGCCCTGATAGTCGCGGTTCCGGCCGCCTGGTCGATGGCCTTCTCGCCGGGCAAGTGGACCAAGGACATCCTGATGTGGATGCTCTCGACCAAGATGATGCCGGCGGTTGCCGTGCTGTTCCCGATCTACCTCATCTTCCGCGATGCCGGACTGCTCGACAGCCGCATCGGCCTGATGATCATGCTGATGCTGATCAACCTGCCGATCGTGATCTGGATGCTCTACACCTACTTCCGCGAAATCCCCGGCGAGATCCTGGAAGCGGCACGCATGGACGGCGCCACCCTGTGGGGCGAGATCGTTTATGTGCTGACCCCCATGGCCGTGCCGGGCATCGCCTCGACCATGCTGCTCAACATCATCCTGGCGTGGAACGAAGCGTTCTGGACCATCCGCCTGACCACCACCGAGGCGGCGCCGCTGACGGCCTTCATCAGTTCGTTCTCAAGCCCGCAAGGCCTGTTCTGGGCCAAGCTTTCGGCGGCCTCGACGCTGGCCATCGCCCCCATCCTGATCATGGGCTGGTTCAGCCAGAAGCAGTTGGTGCGCGGCCTGACATTCGGCGCGGTAAAATAA
- a CDS encoding sugar ABC transporter permease, whose product MATQQTRSLARFMLAPSVVLLFVWMIVPLALTIWFSFQQYNPLNPIRDGFVWFSNYSLFYSNPAFLQSILNTLVLVGSVLLITVIGGIMLALLIDQPMWGQGIVRILVISPFFVMPPVAALVWKNMIMHPQYGVFADIARFFGAQPIDWFGQHPMLAIIIIVAWQWLPFATLILLTALQSLDGEQKEAAEMDGAGFVSRFIYLTLPHMSRAITVVILIQTIFLLSVYAEILVTTNGGPGYASTNLPFLVYQKALLEFKIGQASAGGVIAVILANIVAFFAMRAVGKNLDK is encoded by the coding sequence ATGGCTACTCAGCAGACCCGTTCGCTTGCCCGCTTTATGTTGGCGCCATCCGTGGTGCTGCTGTTCGTCTGGATGATCGTGCCGCTGGCACTCACGATCTGGTTCTCCTTCCAGCAGTACAATCCGCTCAATCCGATCCGCGACGGCTTCGTCTGGTTCTCGAACTACTCGCTGTTCTATTCCAACCCGGCATTCCTGCAATCGATCCTGAACACGCTCGTCCTGGTCGGCAGCGTGCTGCTGATCACCGTAATCGGCGGCATCATGCTGGCGCTGTTGATCGATCAGCCGATGTGGGGACAGGGGATCGTGCGCATCCTCGTCATCTCTCCGTTCTTCGTCATGCCGCCGGTGGCTGCACTTGTCTGGAAGAACATGATCATGCACCCGCAATACGGCGTCTTTGCCGACATTGCGCGCTTCTTCGGGGCTCAACCGATCGACTGGTTCGGGCAGCATCCGATGCTTGCCATCATCATCATCGTCGCCTGGCAATGGCTGCCCTTCGCAACGCTGATCCTGCTGACCGCATTGCAGTCGCTCGACGGCGAGCAGAAGGAAGCCGCCGAGATGGACGGCGCCGGCTTCGTCAGCCGCTTCATCTATCTGACGCTGCCGCACATGTCGCGCGCCATCACCGTCGTCATCCTGATCCAGACCATCTTCCTGCTGTCGGTCTATGCCGAAATCCTGGTCACCACCAATGGCGGACCCGGCTATGCCTCCACCAACCTGCCCTTCCTCGTCTACCAGAAGGCATTGCTGGAGTTCAAAATCGGCCAGGCATCGGCCGGCGGTGTCATCGCCGTCATTCTCGCCAACATCGTCGCCTTCTTCGCCATGCGCGCGGTAGGCAAGAACCTGGACAAGTAA
- a CDS encoding glutathione S-transferase family protein — MYKAIGSRGSRVSRVLWMLEELGQPYEFVEVKLRSPEAYALNPSGKVPILIDGELTVTDSAAICVYLADKHADKGMGANPGVAGRAEMDSWMHFAQSEFEAPLWNKLRHRFLLPKDVRVDVGPAAAYDFASEAKALDGRLGDREFALGDRFSAVDVLLGDMGGWARAGKFPIESERVNAYFDRVLARPARARAQANGGAMR, encoded by the coding sequence ATGTACAAGGCTATCGGATCGCGTGGCTCCCGCGTCAGCCGCGTTCTGTGGATGCTTGAGGAACTCGGGCAGCCCTATGAATTCGTCGAGGTCAAATTGCGCTCGCCGGAAGCCTATGCGCTCAACCCGTCGGGCAAGGTGCCGATCCTGATCGATGGCGAACTGACGGTGACGGATTCGGCGGCGATCTGCGTCTATCTCGCCGACAAGCACGCCGACAAAGGCATGGGCGCCAATCCAGGTGTGGCCGGACGCGCCGAAATGGATTCCTGGATGCATTTTGCCCAGTCCGAGTTCGAAGCGCCGCTGTGGAACAAGCTGCGCCACCGCTTCCTGTTGCCGAAGGACGTGCGGGTCGATGTCGGCCCCGCCGCCGCCTACGATTTCGCCTCGGAGGCCAAGGCGCTCGACGGTCGGCTGGGGGATCGGGAGTTTGCGCTGGGCGACCGGTTTTCCGCCGTCGACGTGCTGTTGGGCGACATGGGCGGCTGGGCCCGCGCCGGAAAATTCCCGATCGAATCCGAGCGCGTCAACGCGTATTTCGACCGCGTCCTGGCGCGGCCTGCCCGTGCGAGAGCCCAGGCTAACGGTGGAGCCATGCGATGA
- a CDS encoding class II aldolase and adducin N-terminal domain-containing protein, protein MSIARLQKEMLTNLPYYEERVDLAAAFRWTARLNMHEAVANHFSLSVNEDGSKFLMNPNQVHFSRIKASDLLLIDANDPETLSGPNAPDPTAWGLHGAIHRNVPHARCAMHVHSIHATVLASLADSTLPPIDQNSAMFFNRHVVDAHYGGLAFEEEGERCSQLLTDPKVKVMVMGNHGVMVIGDTVADAFNRMFYFERAAETYIKALWTGRPLRTLSDAIAEKAASEMDDYPGQAERHLAELKAILDEEEPVYRS, encoded by the coding sequence ATGAGCATCGCCCGCCTGCAAAAGGAAATGCTGACCAACCTGCCCTACTATGAGGAGCGCGTCGATCTGGCCGCCGCCTTCCGCTGGACGGCGCGGCTCAACATGCATGAGGCGGTGGCCAACCACTTCTCGCTGTCGGTCAACGAGGACGGCAGCAAATTCCTGATGAACCCCAACCAGGTGCATTTCTCGCGCATCAAGGCGAGCGACCTTTTGCTGATCGACGCCAACGATCCCGAGACATTGTCCGGCCCGAATGCGCCCGACCCGACCGCCTGGGGTCTGCACGGCGCCATTCACCGCAACGTGCCGCATGCGCGCTGCGCCATGCATGTGCATTCCATTCATGCCACCGTGCTTGCATCGCTGGCCGACTCGACTCTGCCGCCGATCGACCAGAACTCGGCCATGTTCTTCAACCGCCACGTCGTCGACGCCCATTATGGCGGGCTGGCCTTCGAGGAAGAGGGCGAGCGCTGCTCGCAGCTGCTCACCGACCCGAAGGTCAAAGTGATGGTGATGGGCAATCACGGTGTCATGGTCATCGGTGACACCGTCGCCGACGCCTTCAACCGCATGTTCTATTTCGAGCGCGCCGCAGAGACCTACATCAAGGCGCTGTGGACCGGCCGGCCGCTGCGCACGCTCTCCGACGCCATTGCCGAAAAGGCCGCCAGCGAGATGGACGACTATCCCGGCCAGGCGGAGCGTCACCTTGCCGAGCTGAAGGCGATCCTCGACGAGGAGGAGCCGGTTTACCGGAGCTGA
- a CDS encoding DUF3995 domain-containing protein — protein MIVLAFALSAVLLLITALHVYWGLGGIWPGRDGVSCAHAVVGFRGVDEMPTPFVCFAVAACLCLATLWPLALTGVFATPFPREGLAATALLIGLVFLGRGVAGFTPWWRRLAPEQPFARLDVSFYSPLCLLIGLSFAILAITEFSA, from the coding sequence ATGATCGTCCTCGCCTTCGCCCTCTCGGCCGTCCTGCTGCTGATCACCGCGCTGCATGTCTATTGGGGCCTTGGCGGCATCTGGCCGGGCAGGGACGGCGTCTCCTGCGCCCACGCCGTCGTCGGCTTTCGCGGCGTCGACGAGATGCCGACGCCGTTTGTCTGTTTTGCCGTTGCCGCGTGCCTGTGCCTGGCGACACTGTGGCCGCTGGCGCTGACAGGGGTCTTCGCCACCCCCTTTCCAAGGGAAGGCCTTGCCGCCACAGCGCTGCTCATAGGGCTGGTCTTCCTCGGCCGCGGCGTTGCCGGCTTCACGCCGTGGTGGCGCCGTCTGGCGCCGGAACAGCCTTTTGCGCGGCTCGATGTCAGCTTCTATTCGCCGCTCTGCCTGTTGATCGGGCTCAGCTTCGCCATCCTCGCCATCACGGAGTTTTCGGCATGA
- a CDS encoding HupE/UreJ family protein: MISASTKRTTLAAILLLAAAMPAYAHVGIGTTSSFAAGFAHPLSGLDHMTVMVAVGLWAALKGGKAIWAWPLAFVGVMLVGGALGMLHVPVPFVEPGILASVVALGFLVALAVDLPVSAGVAIIGLFALFHGHAHGTEVPENAGGLDYMAGFAVATALLHAMGIAAGLGLGMRFRGLARAAGAACAAVGLVFGVL; the protein is encoded by the coding sequence ATGATCTCTGCTTCAACCAAACGCACCACGCTTGCAGCGATCCTGCTGCTGGCGGCGGCGATGCCCGCCTATGCCCATGTCGGCATCGGCACCACCTCGTCCTTCGCGGCGGGCTTCGCGCATCCGCTGTCCGGCCTCGACCATATGACCGTCATGGTCGCCGTCGGCCTGTGGGCGGCGCTCAAGGGCGGCAAGGCGATCTGGGCCTGGCCGCTGGCCTTTGTCGGCGTAATGCTGGTCGGCGGCGCGCTCGGCATGCTCCACGTGCCGGTGCCTTTCGTCGAACCGGGCATCCTTGCCTCCGTCGTCGCGCTTGGCTTTCTGGTGGCGTTGGCGGTCGATCTGCCGGTCTCGGCCGGAGTCGCCATCATTGGCCTGTTCGCGCTGTTCCATGGCCATGCCCACGGCACCGAAGTGCCGGAAAATGCAGGTGGGCTTGACTATATGGCCGGCTTTGCCGTTGCCACCGCACTTCTCCATGCCATGGGCATCGCTGCCGGCCTTGGCCTCGGCATGCGCTTTCGCGGGCTTGCCCGCGCCGCAGGTGCTGCCTGTGCTGCCGTCGGCCTGGTCTTCGGCGTTTTGTGA
- a CDS encoding HAD family phosphatase has protein sequence MTPKAVFWDMDGTLVDSEPLHEAALVAALRSVGITPPADLHERVLGVAAAPVYEMLRSEFGLDLPFDDWIVRKYDHYMPMAETLKPRPGAIEVFNELRALGVQQAVVSNSDRVIVDANLSAVGLIYPGMRTISRNDVREGKPHPEPFLRAAWLAGVDPSDAVAVDDSVTGATSGLAAGMRTIFWPEAPMAGPKGAVVINSAEELRAQLGL, from the coding sequence ATGACGCCGAAAGCGGTTTTCTGGGATATGGACGGCACGCTGGTCGACAGCGAGCCGCTGCACGAGGCGGCCTTGGTGGCGGCGCTGCGCAGCGTCGGTATCACGCCGCCGGCCGACCTGCATGAGCGGGTGCTGGGCGTCGCCGCCGCACCGGTCTACGAGATGCTGCGCAGCGAGTTCGGCCTCGACCTGCCCTTCGACGACTGGATCGTGCGCAAATACGATCACTACATGCCGATGGCCGAGACGCTGAAGCCGCGCCCCGGCGCGATCGAAGTGTTCAACGAGTTGCGCGCGCTCGGCGTGCAGCAGGCGGTGGTGTCCAATTCCGACCGGGTGATCGTCGATGCAAATCTGAGCGCCGTCGGCCTGATCTATCCCGGCATGCGCACGATCAGCCGAAACGACGTGCGCGAAGGCAAGCCGCATCCCGAACCGTTCCTGCGCGCCGCGTGGCTGGCCGGCGTCGATCCTTCAGACGCGGTGGCCGTCGACGACAGCGTTACCGGCGCCACATCAGGCCTGGCCGCGGGGATGCGGACGATCTTCTGGCCGGAAGCGCCGATGGCAGGACCCAAGGGCGCTGTCGTGATCAACAGTGCGGAAGAGTTGCGGGCTCAGTTGGGACTCTGA
- a CDS encoding sugar ABC transporter substrate-binding protein, which yields MKLRTLTLGLLSASAFAFAAHAESITIATVNNGDMVRMQKLTDDFTKANPDVTLNWVTLEENVLRERVTTDIATKGGQYDVMTIGTYEVPIWAKQNWLLPLDKLGDDYDAKDIIPAIAGGLSVDGKLYAAPFYGESSFVMYRKDLIEKAGLKMPDAPTWDFIKQAADKMTDRANGVNGVCLRGKAGWGENMAFLTAMSNSFGARWFDENWKPQFDQPEWKNTLQFYVDLMKADGPEGASSNGFNENLALFQQGKCGMWIDATVAASFVSDPKNSTVADKVGYALAPDNGLGKRGNWLWAWSLAIPAGTQKGDAAQKFVSWATSKHYAELVASKEGWANVPPGTRSSLYANAEYQKAAPFAKMTLDSINAADPTHPTVKPVPYVGVQFVAIPEFQGLGTTVGQLFSAALAGQTSVDDALKQAQDAATATMTEGGYIK from the coding sequence ATGAAACTGCGCACGCTCACTTTGGGCCTGTTGTCGGCCAGCGCCTTCGCTTTCGCCGCGCATGCCGAATCCATCACCATCGCCACCGTCAACAATGGCGACATGGTCCGCATGCAGAAGCTGACCGACGACTTCACCAAGGCTAACCCCGACGTCACGCTCAACTGGGTCACGCTCGAAGAGAACGTGCTGCGCGAGCGCGTCACCACCGACATTGCCACCAAGGGCGGCCAGTATGACGTTATGACCATCGGCACCTACGAGGTTCCGATCTGGGCCAAGCAGAACTGGCTGTTGCCGCTCGACAAGCTCGGCGACGACTATGACGCCAAGGACATCATCCCGGCCATCGCCGGCGGCCTGTCGGTCGACGGCAAGCTCTATGCCGCGCCCTTCTACGGCGAAAGCTCCTTCGTCATGTACCGCAAGGACTTGATCGAGAAGGCCGGGCTGAAGATGCCCGACGCCCCGACCTGGGACTTCATCAAGCAGGCCGCCGACAAGATGACCGACCGCGCCAATGGCGTGAACGGCGTTTGCCTGCGCGGCAAGGCCGGCTGGGGCGAGAACATGGCCTTCCTCACCGCCATGTCGAACTCCTTCGGCGCCCGCTGGTTCGACGAGAACTGGAAGCCGCAATTCGACCAGCCGGAATGGAAGAACACGCTGCAGTTCTATGTCGACCTGATGAAGGCCGACGGTCCCGAGGGCGCCTCGTCCAACGGCTTCAACGAAAACCTGGCGCTGTTCCAGCAGGGCAAGTGCGGCATGTGGATCGACGCCACCGTCGCCGCCTCCTTCGTCTCCGACCCGAAGAACTCGACCGTCGCCGACAAGGTCGGCTACGCACTGGCCCCCGACAATGGTCTGGGCAAGCGCGGCAACTGGCTGTGGGCCTGGTCGCTGGCCATCCCGGCCGGCACGCAGAAGGGAGACGCCGCACAGAAGTTCGTCTCCTGGGCGACCAGCAAGCACTACGCAGAATTGGTTGCTTCGAAGGAAGGCTGGGCCAACGTTCCTCCGGGCACGCGCTCCTCGCTCTACGCCAATGCCGAGTATCAGAAGGCGGCTCCGTTCGCCAAGATGACGCTGGACTCGATCAATGCCGCCGACCCGACGCATCCGACCGTCAAGCCGGTGCCCTATGTCGGTGTGCAGTTCGTCGCCATTCCTGAGTTCCAGGGCCTCGGCACAACCGTTGGCCAGCTGTTCTCGGCGGCGCTCGCCGGCCAGACCAGCGTAGACGACGCGCTCAAGCAGGCGCAGGACGCCGCCACCGCGACCATGACCGAAGGCGGTTATATCAAGTAA
- a CDS encoding LysR substrate-binding domain-containing protein, producing the protein MPDLKAPQLAQLPPLQAIRVFEAVARHLSFTKAAQELGMTQAAASYQIKLLEERIGSPLFLRQPRQIVLTEPGQRLAPAVSEAFSLLSSAYSAARGGADGVLCVSTLLTFASNWLAQHLGSFQVAHPSLAVRVDTSNRVIDFAREDMDIAIRSGSGKWPGVETHLLFKADFTPVLSPALAATIGGVHEPADLFKLPILDPGDIWWREWFALAGVPADELARRTGTSMGAQAYEANAAIAGHGVAILTTALFKTELAAGRLIQPFDLVGDDGHAYWLVYPTARRNVPKIKAFRDWILAEIACA; encoded by the coding sequence ATGCCCGATCTCAAGGCACCACAGCTCGCCCAGTTGCCGCCGCTGCAGGCCATCAGGGTGTTCGAAGCCGTCGCGCGGCATCTCTCCTTCACCAAGGCCGCGCAGGAACTCGGCATGACGCAGGCCGCCGCCAGCTACCAGATCAAGCTTCTGGAAGAGCGCATCGGTTCGCCGCTGTTCCTGCGCCAGCCGCGCCAGATTGTGCTGACGGAACCCGGCCAGCGCCTGGCGCCCGCCGTCAGCGAGGCGTTCAGCCTGCTCTCAAGCGCCTATTCCGCCGCGCGTGGGGGCGCCGATGGTGTGCTGTGCGTCTCGACGCTGCTGACCTTTGCCTCGAACTGGCTGGCGCAGCACCTCGGCTCCTTCCAGGTCGCGCATCCGTCGCTGGCGGTGCGCGTCGATACCTCGAACAGGGTGATCGATTTTGCCCGCGAGGACATGGACATCGCTATCCGCTCCGGCAGCGGCAAGTGGCCTGGAGTGGAGACCCATCTTTTGTTCAAGGCCGATTTCACCCCGGTGCTGAGCCCGGCACTCGCTGCCACCATAGGTGGCGTCCACGAACCCGCCGACCTGTTCAAGCTGCCCATTCTCGATCCCGGCGACATCTGGTGGCGGGAATGGTTCGCCCTTGCCGGCGTCCCGGCGGACGAACTTGCCAGGCGCACCGGCACCAGCATGGGCGCGCAGGCCTATGAGGCGAACGCGGCCATCGCCGGCCATGGTGTGGCAATCCTGACCACCGCATTGTTCAAGACCGAGCTCGCCGCCGGCCGCCTGATCCAGCCCTTCGACCTGGTCGGCGACGACGGCCACGCCTATTGGCTGGTCTACCCGACGGCGCGTCGCAACGTGCCGAAGATAAAAGCCTTCCGGGACTGGATCCTGGCCGAGATCGCCTGCGCCTGA
- the ureG gene encoding urease accessory protein UreG — MTQANGPLRIGIGGPVGSGKTTLTEKLCKALRDDFSIAVVTNDIYTKEDAMMLARLQALPEDRIVGVETGGCPHTAIREDASINLQAIAGLNRKFPDLDIVFIESGGDNLAATFSPDLADLTLYVISVCQGEEIPRKGGPAITRSDFLVINKSDLAPYVNVNLDVMESDAARMRGKRPFGFTDLSRSKGLQEVIDFIVEHGGLQSARSAA, encoded by the coding sequence ATGACTCAGGCCAACGGTCCCCTGCGCATCGGCATCGGCGGTCCCGTCGGCTCCGGCAAGACGACATTGACGGAAAAGCTCTGCAAGGCGCTGCGCGACGATTTCTCCATCGCCGTCGTCACCAACGACATCTACACCAAGGAAGACGCCATGATGCTGGCTCGCCTGCAGGCGCTGCCTGAGGACCGCATCGTCGGCGTGGAGACCGGCGGCTGCCCGCACACTGCCATCCGTGAGGACGCCTCGATCAATTTGCAGGCGATCGCCGGGCTGAACAGGAAATTCCCCGATCTCGACATCGTCTTCATCGAATCCGGCGGCGACAATCTTGCCGCCACCTTCTCGCCCGACCTCGCCGACCTGACCCTCTATGTCATCTCGGTTTGCCAAGGCGAGGAAATCCCCAGGAAGGGCGGGCCGGCGATCACCCGTTCCGATTTCCTGGTCATCAACAAGAGCGATCTGGCGCCCTATGTGAACGTCAACCTCGATGTCATGGAGAGCGATGCCGCCCGCATGCGCGGCAAGCGCCCGTTCGGCTTCACCGACCTGTCGCGTAGCAAGGGCCTGCAGGAAGTCATCGACTTCATCGTCGAACATGGCGGGCTGCAGTCGGCTCGCTCGGCGGCGTAA
- a CDS encoding urease subunit beta, with the protein MIPGEIITASGDIELNKGLPTVTLKVANSGDRPIQVGSHYHFFETNEGLKFDRDKARGMRLDIAAGTAMRFEPGQERDVTLVPFGGKREVYGFQQKIMGRL; encoded by the coding sequence ATGATTCCCGGCGAAATCATCACGGCAAGCGGCGACATCGAGCTCAACAAGGGGCTGCCGACGGTGACGCTGAAGGTGGCCAACAGCGGCGACCGGCCGATCCAGGTCGGCAGCCACTACCATTTCTTCGAGACCAATGAGGGGTTGAAATTCGATCGCGACAAAGCGCGCGGCATGCGTCTGGACATTGCCGCCGGCACCGCGATGCGCTTCGAACCGGGACAAGAGCGGGACGTCACGCTGGTGCCGTTCGGAGGAAAACGCGAGGTCTACGGTTTTCAGCAGAAGATCATGGGCAGGCTGTGA
- a CDS encoding urease accessory protein UreF, producing MTDQPSGIALLRLMAWLSPAFPVGGFAYSHGLERAGQDGLVADTASLAFWLETLVEMGSGWNDAVLFAESWRRARDGGDLHEGDLHEIADLAEALAGSRERHTETMLQGAAFLKAAAAWANPVLGRLPAECAYCVAVGAVAGGNGIALQDAMSAFLQAFFSNLVQAAIRLGIVGQTDAMALLAGFEPLALSTAARAAGSTLDDLGGCAFISDIMAMKHETQYSRLFRS from the coding sequence ATGACTGACCAGCCGTCCGGCATCGCTTTGCTGCGGCTCATGGCGTGGCTGTCGCCGGCCTTTCCGGTCGGCGGCTTTGCCTACAGCCATGGTCTCGAACGCGCCGGGCAAGACGGGCTGGTTGCCGATACCGCCAGCCTCGCCTTCTGGCTGGAGACGCTGGTCGAGATGGGCTCGGGCTGGAACGACGCCGTGCTCTTCGCGGAAAGCTGGCGCCGCGCCCGCGACGGCGGCGACCTCCATGAAGGCGACCTCCATGAAATTGCCGATCTCGCCGAAGCGCTGGCCGGCTCGCGTGAGCGCCACACCGAAACCATGCTGCAAGGCGCCGCCTTCCTGAAAGCGGCAGCGGCGTGGGCGAATCCGGTATTGGGCCGCCTGCCGGCCGAATGCGCCTACTGTGTCGCCGTCGGCGCCGTTGCCGGCGGCAACGGCATCGCGCTTCAGGACGCGATGTCGGCCTTCCTGCAGGCCTTCTTCTCCAACCTCGTCCAGGCGGCGATCCGACTCGGCATCGTCGGCCAGACGGACGCTATGGCCTTGCTCGCCGGCTTCGAGCCGTTGGCGCTGTCGACGGCCGCGCGCGCCGCCGGCTCGACATTGGACGATCTCGGCGGCTGCGCCTTCATCTCCGACATCATGGCGATGAAGCACGAGACGCAGTATTCCAGGCTGTTCCGCTCATGA